A section of the Lineus longissimus chromosome 1, tnLinLong1.2, whole genome shotgun sequence genome encodes:
- the LOC135484390 gene encoding uncharacterized protein LOC135484390 isoform X1: MSKMMPSRSRMSYTCTKGLQNAPGENNCFLNCAVQVLWHLDVFRRSFRILSGHACLGHSCIFCALKVIFTQFQFSDQTVLPPDRLRKALAESFVDQQRFQLGIMDDAAECFENILYRIHYHIAHEENEDKCQVPHCIPHQKFSLQVVEQIVCPCGASSEPLPFNQMVLYVSASALASQASGLMEEEGHYCDPSEKFSMLVGRAHTSGDYRECPSACGRKVLIRRNLMNNPDILSLGLIWDSDRPSFDQILDVAETIGTNIRLTDLFNFVKDGDARHTNYQLMGIVCYYGKHYSTFMWHTKSSAWIYFDDATVKVMGRNFQDVIDKCCKGRYQPLLLMYANPDGQAIDPTTAPKATYPVSEKIQPRHSRTSSRDRSLSPDNLLAHPPNPQGGKDQASSDLNAAQRRAVTPTPWETKEQVLAPSRRAVTPSPEWGRYDGDDDDAKRQKKPMVEHHRQGSFLIAISGNLEPTGEIPLDADRSKKQYVGQPGKQVGTNQYGKLKTQRTGMQVQPMETIYAKTRAGDQVDGGYSRMNSNVDQNAPPMQSGQYIPTGYNMNYGGKAGCTPGYGHVDSVQQQQQPPKPQVAVKEKHKPAPLQRKNSNSSHGSSPSRHKRTKSMDSKTSEKDINDAYGYTMSGHGHKRSGKAPDSPKSPTGAWDPKFLTKVAEIQRKESFKKGRGRVGADVIRGYVNPDEVPSPEDGPKDGIVKSSSADNLIVTPTKKVVRAHSVDDNLTSHASSRDATYGRAKSIDGGLHGPQQHGTFMRAKSVEGNLHQYPGNAPAVLQDPPKKALGSRTYDDSFMVHTGTFVENGFASLPRPRRKTANDSHTYVNVDDLPPAKEEPRSTQKMNLLNSQTSVQSGGSDSGKSDQDVGGAYINRKAVENILKMQQGMRGQLAPGLKKQNTKGPLKAQAPLTVINSNQGNKNLQNVPSNVRETLKVDIPDTSSLGSHQDSGYRSNESGTSGDRNSASSASSMSVDSPTVSSSATQQPRNVFLASQGNVYTMSRQPYRQTSQEVKTQSGSGSSKSSTPRDDSPLDNQQKDLVDGNRNDMSTQGLLIRANLNQVPGTNNGINMENLDPSSYEKLGFKSHFDHLLLMAEDLMLKSTEKENKDDMSTALQLCSQATLSLKQAMDIPYIDYQSFMHAQLKHNTCVMRSKGLHRNIVTRQESNHSTQSDISVGDQQSISSMSTDTDSHEGTPSYPQGLKQMTKSQSTGTLPKSSASYQMTHSTSTSGQFSQAGQNTLERQNRNMVQSKTGPRVTAMKPQLNPGGQQMTSFKDPMPQQLLNIQRDSERDSDSSHSSSMSIPKSGSESGVYSVRERKLKRHTGPVKATQPHGMVAGNSNRIMAGNVPRSNSVDNALCTDESGRTYDIYATLPKKGSKREQAMKAEQAKQQKSKNVEVYLDYLSKQKATTMKSSQVMQVSKVDDIDDLPPPPPEMLVGFHQKTDSNVSNNSNASNDSQKNAKNLVYRTLPTKDVTNRQGQGVRHPQPGQQTLEKQRSTQDKRKMPPPPPVRRSSLNPDENSKQNEQGQNASSGQPPVRMNSEGSKFESGAKSNQAQLGRQISAPAPSGYYHYHDPAALGIQTSVASQGRQGPNVNVPNSVSQPQQRTSAHNPIPVMQADGRYSNATSRTLDSRQQSHYAPCGQSLVNHGQGHRQQGQGQYVSQGQGQYVQHPSQSSQRQQLDTRWNVNMHKAVPDLTHCPRCRKNDSWIPETNVCINCDVRGKSKGPKHLPSNGIMKKSKSQSHLNYPDDHGGTIMTALRCEQGVSTIPNIKQLRKPSDSSNPSKTFTSSPDLLDLNPAIISPDEGIHSLSSDNSKQSSTDSDFNGCMRSVKEIALRFEHVELGKGITAKQAAMAHLQAAARRAQMARKGKSALTKKKDRKHRKSVTFADTIAEDVVKTAEKKASEKENPDSPVEKQAAGYDSDYDEDTSDSCDSDDEQCSSRCMLCRKRRVEPPFVYCKDCESYMQRFLPQPEPASDDGYDGEVKTV; encoded by the exons ATGTCGAAGATGATGCCATCCCGTAGCCGGATGTCGTATACCTGCACCAAAGGCCTGCAGAATGCGCCTGGAGAAAACAACTGTTTTCTCAACTGCGCTGTTCAG GTATTATGGCATTTGGATGTATTCCGGCGAAGTTTTCGAATATTATCGGGCCACGCCTGTCTTGGCCATTCGTGCATATTCTGTGCACTCAAG GTGATTTTTACGCAGTTTCAATTCAGCGATCAAACTGTGCTGCCCCCAGATCGGCTCCGTAAGGCCCTCGCGGAGAGTTTTGTCGACCAGCAACGATTCCAGCTGGGAATCATGGATGACGCTGCAGAATGCTTT GAGAATATCCTCTACCGCATCCACTACCACATTGCCCACGAAGAAAATGAGGACAAGTGTCAGGTCCCCCATTGCATCCCTCACCAGAAGTTCTCACTGCAAGTTGTTGAGCAGATCGTGTGCCCGTGTGGAGCCTCATCAGAACCCTTGCCCTTCAATCAGATGGTGTTGTACGTCTCTGCTTCTGCTTTGGC ttctcaagcAAGCGGGCTCATGGAAGAGGAAGGACACTACTGCGATCCGTCCGAAAAGTTCAGTATGTTGGTTGGGCGAGCCCATACTTCTGGTGATTACAGGGAATGTCCA AGTGCATGTGGAAGGAAGGTCCTCATCCGAAGGAACTTGATGAACAACCCAGACATCCTGAGTCTTGGGCTGATCTGGGATTCAGACCGGCCATCATTTGATCAGATCCTTGATGTTGCGGAGACGATCGGAACGAATATCCGCCTCACAGAT TTGTTCAACTTTGTCAAAGATGGCGACGCGAGACACACTAACTATCAGCTCATGGGCATCGTCTGCTACTATGGGAAACACTACTCAACCTTCATGTGGCATACAAAGTCAAGTGCCTGGATATATTTTGATGATGCCACCGTCAAGGTGATGGGGCGTAACTTCCAGGACGTTATCGACAAGTGCTGTAAGGGGCGCTACCAACCGTTGCTGCTGATGTACGCCAACCCAGATGGTCAGGCGATTGATCCCACTACGGCCCCAAAAGCGACTTACCCAGTTTCTGAAAAAATACAGCCAAGACACAGCAGAA CCTCCAGCCGTGATCGCAGCCTTAGCCCAGACAATCTACTCGCTCATCCTCCGAATCCACAAGGTGGAAAAGATCAGGCGTCGAGTGACCTAAATGCTGCCCAGAGGCGTGCTGTCACCCCCACACCATGGGAAACCAAGGAGCAAGTATTAGCGCCATCAAGACGAGCTGTCACACCCAGTCCTGAGTGGGGACGCtacgatggtgatgatgacgatgctaAGCGACAGAAGAAACCAATGGTAGAACATCATCGGCAGGGAAGTTTCCTTATCGCCATTTCAGGGAACTTGGAGCCAACTGGTGAAATTCCTCTTGATGCTGATCGATCTAAGAAGCAATATGTAGGTCAGCCTGGAAAGCAGGTTGGGACTAATCAATATGGCAAGTTGAAGACCCAGCGTACTGGTATGCAGGTGCAGCCGATGGAGACGATATATGCTAAGACACGAGCAGGTGACCAAGTTGATGGTGGATATAGCAGAATGAATTCTAATGTTGACCAGAATGCTCCACCGATGCAAAGTGGTCAGTACATCCCCACTGGGTATAATATGAATTATGGCGGTAAAGCTGGGTGCACGCCGGGTTACGGACATGTCGACAGtgtgcaacaacaacaacaaccccCAAAGCCGCAGGTTGCGGTGAAGGAAAAGCACAAACCTGCACCACTACAGCGGAAGAACTCCAATAGTAGTCATGGCAGCAGCCCCTCAAGGCACAAGAGAACAAAGTCTATGGACTCTAAAACATCAGAAAAAGATATCAATGACGCATATGGTTACACTATGTCGGGGCATGGTCACAAGAGGTCAGGAAAAGCACCCGATTCTCCGAAATCCCCAACCGGTGCCTGGGATCCTAAGTTTCTCACTAAAGTGGCTGAAATCCAACGGAAGGAGAGTTTCAAGAAAGGTAGAGGGAGGGTAGGAGCAGACGTGATTCGAGGTTATGTCAATCCCGATGAGGTGCCCAGTCCAGAAGATGGCCCAAAAGATGGCATTGTGAAGAGTAGTTCGGCTGATAATCTGATTGTGACACCTACCAAGAAAGTAGTCCGGGCGCATTCCGTAGATGATAACCTGACCTCGCATGCTAGTTCACGGGACGCTACCTACGGGAGGGCAAAATCTATTGATGGTGGCCTGCATGGTCCTCAGCAGCATGGAACATTCATGCGAGCAAAATCAGTTGAAGGAAACTTGCACCAATATCCAGGAAATGCACCAGCTGTCTTACAAGACCCGCCAAAGAAAGCGTTGGGTTCCAGGACCTATGACGATTCGTTCATGGTCCACACTGGTACTTTTGTGGAGAATGGTTTTGCTAGCTTGCCACGTCCGAGGCGAAAGACTGCCAATGATTCCCATACTTATGTCAACGTTGATGACCTTCCCCCGGCAAAGGAAGAACCACGATCTACTCAGAAGATGAATTTGCTCAACTCGCAGACAAGTGTTCAGAGTGGTGGGAGTGATTCTGGAAAGTCTGACCAGGATGTTGGAGGGGCGTACATAAACCGCAAAGCAGTTGAGAACATCCTGAAGATGCAGCAAGGCATGCGGGGCCAGTTGGCACCAGGGTTGAAGAAGCAGAATACCAAGGGGCCTTTGAAAGCCCAGGCGCCATTAACAGTAATCAACAGCAACCAGGGAAATAAGAACTTGCAGAATGTACCGAGTAATGTACGGGAGACGTTAAAAGTTGACATCCCAGATACGTCTTCGTTAGGATCACACCAAGATTCCGGTTATCGGAGCAATGAAAGTGGAACAAGTGGGGACCGTAACAGCGCCAGTTCGGCCAGCAGTATGTCCGTAGATTCTCCTACCGTTTCTTCCTCTGCGACgcagcagcctcgtaatgtgttcctgGCATCTCAAGGGAATGTTTACACCATGTCGCGACAACCGTACCGACAGACCAGTCAAGAAGTAAAGACGCAGAGTGGCTCAGGAAGTAGTAAATCATCCACACCAAGGGACGACAGCCCATTGGACAATCAGCAAAAAG ACTTGGTAGATGGTAACCGAAATGACATGTCGACCCAGGGGTTGCTGATACGGGCCAATCTGAATCAGGTTCCTGGCACCAATAATGGCATCAACATGGAGAATCTTGACCCGTCGTCTTACGAGAAGCTAG GTTTCAAGAGCCATTTCGATCACTTGCTGCTGATGGCGGAAGACCTTATGCTGAAATCGACTGAGAAGGAAAATAAAGATGACATGAGCACTGCTCTGCAGCTATGTTCACAAGCGACAT TGTCATTAAAACAGGCCATGGACATCCCCTACATTGATTACCAATCGTTCATGCACGCCCAGCTCAAGCATAACACCTGTGTCATGAGAAGCAAGGGGTTGCATCGTAATATTGTAACGAGGCAGGAGTCGAACCACTCGACACAAAGCGACATCAGTGTTGGAGACCAACAGAG CATCAGCTCAATGAGCACTGATACAGACAGCCATGAGGGAACACCTAGTTATCCGCAAGGACTCAAGCAGATGACCAAGTCTCAGTCGACAGGCACACTTCCCAAATCGTCAGCCAGCTATCAAATGACGCATTCAACATCGACATCTGGTCAGTTCTCGCAAGCTGGACAGAACACGTTGGAACGACAGAATCGTAATATGGTGCAGTCGAAGACTGGGCCGCGTGTGACTGCTATGAAGCCACAATTGAATCCAGGTGGACAGCAGATGACTTCATTCAAAGATCCAATGCCGCAGCAGTTGTTAAATATTCAGCGGGATTCGGAGCGGGATAGTGATTCAAGTCATAGCAGCTCGATGAGCATCCCAAAAAGTGGATCAGAAAGTGGTGTTTATAGTGTGCGGGAAAGAAAACTGAAACGACACACAGGACCTGTCAAGGCGACGCAACCTCATGGGATGGTGGCGGGAAATTCTAATAGGATTATGGCGGGAAATGTTCCAAGGAGTAATTCAGTGGATAATGCGTTGTGCACTGATGAAAGTGGTCGGACTTATGATATTTACGCAACGTTACCCAAGAAGGGTTCAAAACGTGAACAGGCAATGAAAGCTGAACAGGCCAAGCAGCAGAAGTCAAAGAACGTCGAGGTCTACCTTGATTATTTGAGTAAGCAAAAAGCAACGACGATGAAAAGTAGTCAGGTTATGCAGGTCAGCAAGGTTGACGATATTGATGATTTACCCCCACCACCGCCAGAGATGTTAGTGGGATTCCACCAGAAGACTGATAGCAATGTTTCTAATAATTCTAATGCTTCTAATGATTCtcagaaaaatgcaaaaaatctGGTTTATCGGACGTTACCGACGAAGGATGTTACAAACAGACAAGGTCAGGGGGTGCGTCATCCACAACCGGGACAGCAAACATTAGAGAAACAGCGGTCGACACAGGATAAACGGAAGATGCCACCCCCACCACCTGTACGGCGTTCATCTCTGAATCCCGATGAAAATAGTAAACAAAATGAACAAGGTCAAAATGCATCAAGTGGTCAGCCGCCTGTGCGTATGAATTCTGAAGGATCTAAGTTCGAATCTGGTGCTAAATCAAACCAAGCTCAGCTTGGCCGTCAAATCTCTGCTCCTGCCCCTTCGGGCTACTATCACTACCATGACCCTGCTGCCCTTGGGATACAGACCAGTGTGGCCTCCCAGGGGAGGCAAGGACCTAATGTTAATGTGCCAAATAGTGTGTCTCAGCCTCAGCAACGGACTTCTGCACACAATCCTATACCAGTCATGCAGGCTGATGGACGTTATTCAAATGCCACCAGTCGGACATTAGACAGTCGGCAGCAATCTCATTATGCCCCTTGTGGACAGTCTTTGGTGaatcatggtcaaggtcatagGCAGCAGGGTCAAGGACAATATGTGTCACAGGGTCAAGGACAATATGTGCAGCATCCGAGTCAGTCATCTCAGAGGCAGCAGTTGGATACGCGGTGGAATGTCAACATGCACAAAGCTGTTCCAG atttgaCTCACTGCCCAAGGTGTCGGAAAAACGACAGTTGGATCCCGGAGACGAATGTGTGTATAAATTGTGACGTCCGGGGCAAGAGCAAGGGCCCCAAGCATCTGCCATCCAATGGAATTATGAAGAAGTCCAAGTCTCAGTCGCATTTAAATTATCCAGATGATCACG GAGGAACGATCATGACCGCGTTAAGATGTGAACAAGGT GTTTCTACGATTCCCAATATAAAACAGCTCAGAAAACCGTCCGATTCAAGTAATCCGTCAAAAACCTTTACCAGTTCTCCCGACCTTCTCGACCTCAATCCGGCCATTATCTCTCCCGACGAAGGCATCCATTCATTATCTAGTGATAACAGTAAACAATCGTCCACAGACTCTGATTTCAACGGGTGCATGCGCTCCGTCAAAGAAATCGCTCTCAGATTTGAGCATGTTGAATTGGGTAAAGGCATAACTGCCAAGCAAGCAGCAATGGCACATCTTCAAGCTGCGGCTCGCCGCGCACAAATGGCAAGAAAAGGAAAATCAGCCCTCACAAAGAAAAAGGACAGGAAGCATCGTAAGAGTGTAACATTTGCGGACACCATCGCTGAAGACGTCGTCAAAACTGCCGAGAAAAAAGCGTCCGAGAAAGAAAATCCGGATAGCCCGGTGGAAAAACAGGCAGCGGGTTATGACTCGGATTATGACGAGGACACTAGCGACTCCTGTGACAGCGATGATGAGCAATGTTCCTCGCGATGTATGTTGTGTCGGAAACGACGGGTGGAGCCACCTTTTGTCTATTGTAAAGATTGTGAATCGTACATGCAGCGATTTTTGCCTCAGCCTGAGCCAGCTAGCGATGATGGTTATGATGGTGAGGTGAAGACGGTTTAG